In one window of Gossypium arboreum isolate Shixiya-1 chromosome 4, ASM2569848v2, whole genome shotgun sequence DNA:
- the LOC108458859 gene encoding protein MIZU-KUSSEI 1 — protein sequence MAAQNSTSEISPCNDTSTTTSPVSPRSESRPPVSLQQPSNKKGSSKSSKMFRRFRSVFRSFPIITPVCKIPINLYGHDSHIHGGTRMTGTLFGYRKARVNLAIQENSKCLPILILELAINTGKLLQDMGLGLVRIALECEKRPSEKIKILEEPIWTLYCNGKKSGYGVKRDPTDEDLMVMQTLHPISMGAGVIPAEATENPDGELTYMRAHFERVVNSRDSETYYMMNPDGNSGPELSIFFVRVG from the coding sequence ATGGCAGCTCAAAACAGTACTTCCGAAATATCACCTTGCAATGATACATCTACCACAACTTCTCCGGTGAGTCCTCGGTCGGAATCTCGACCACCAGTTTCTCTTCAACAACCATCAAACAAGAAAGGATCTTCGAAATCCTCCAAGATGTTTAGGCGTTTTCGTTCCGTTTTCAGGTCATTTCCGATCATAACGCCTGTGTGCAAAATCCCAATCAATCTTTACGGACACGACAGCCATATCCACGGAGGTACACGGATGACCGGAACTCTATTTGGGTACCGTAAAGCAAGGGTTAACCTCGCCATCCAAGAAAACTCGAAATGCCTCCCTATCTTAATCCTTGAGCTCGCAATAAATACAGGGAAACTCCTCCAAGATATGGGATTAGGACTCGTAAGGATCGCTCTCGAGTGCGAAAAGCGTCCATCGGAGAAGATCAAGATCCTTGAAGAGCCAATATGGACATTATATTGCAATGGTAAAAAATCAGGCTATGGTGTAAAGAGAGATCCGACAGATGAAGATTTGATGGTGATGCAAACGTTGCATCCCATTTCAATGGGCGCCGGGGTTATACCGGCCGAAGCGACGGAGAATCCTGACGGCGAGCTGACTTACATGCGCGCACATTTCGAAAGAGTCGTTAATTCTAGAGATTCGGAAACTTATTACATGATGAATCCTGATGGTAATTCCGGCCCTGAACTTAGCATATTTTTTGTTAGGGTTGGATGA
- the LOC108458860 gene encoding cytosolic sulfotransferase 15-like — translation MGSPQITENPTIAVDEDEENGISAECKELIHGCRKEKGWRTSFLYEFQGFWCQPKEIDAILSFQKHYLARDSDVILATIPKSGTTWIKSLTFAIMNRNNVPVSDGNHPLLASNPHDLVPFFEYKLYANNQNPNLSILPKPRIFATHIPFSSLSESIKSSDYRIVYVCRNPLDTFISSWHYINQLRRESRPPIPVEEAFDMYCKGVIGYGPFWEHMLGYWKESQERPSKVLFMTYEDMKEDAMSHVKMLANFLGLPFSVEEEKQGLIEEIVKLCSFKKLKDLEVNQNGKSIKNFENKHLFRKGEVGDWVNYLSPSMVHQLSKIMDEKLGDFGLKFKVCSTVP, via the coding sequence ATGGGCAGTCCCCAAATCACTGAAAACCCCACAATAGCTGTTGATGAGGATGAAGAAAATGGAATTAGCGCAGAGTGTAAGGAGTTGATTCATGGTTGTCGCAAGGAGAAAGGTTGGAGAACTTCATTCCTGTATGAGTTCCAAGGGTTCTGGTGTCAACCCAAAGAGATTGATGCCATACTTTCTTTTCAGAAACACTACCTGGCAAGAGACTCTGATGTAATCCTTGCTACCATTCCTAAATCAGGTACAACATGGATCAAATCCTTGACTTTTGCCATCATGAACCGTAACAATGTCCCCGTTTCTGATGGAAACCATCCCTTGCTTGCTTCAAACCCTCATGATCTAGTACCTTTCTTTGAATACAAGCTTTATGCCAACAACCAAAACCCCAACCTCTCCATTCTTCCCAAGCCTAGAATTTTTGCCACTCATATTCCGTTCAGTTCGTTGTCGGAATCGATTAAGAGTTCTGATTATCGGATCGTATACGTATGCCGAAACCCTTTGGACACGTTCATCTCTTCATGGCATTACATCAACCAACTGAGGAGGGAATCCCGACCTCCGATCCCAGTAGAAGAAGCTTTCGACATGTATTGCAAGGGGGTGATCGGGTATGGACCCTTTTGGGAGCATATGCTAGGGTATTGGAAAGAAAGCCAGGAGAGGCCGAGTAAGGTTTTGTTCATGACATATGAGGACATGAAAGAAGATGCCATGTCCCATGTGAAGATGTTGGCAAATTTCTTGGGCCTCCCTTTCTCAGTTGAAGAGGAAAAACAAGGTTTGATAGAGGAGATTGTGAAACTATGTAGCTTCAAGAAATTGAAAGATTTGGAGGTCAATCAAAATGGGAAATCAATTAAGAATTTTGAAAACAAGCACTTGTTTAGGAAAGGAGAAGTTGGAGATTGGGTGAATTATCTTTCCCCTTCAATGGTTCACCAATTGTCCAAAATTATGGACGAAAAACTAGGTGATTTTGGCCTAAAATTCAAGGTATGTTCAACTGTACCTTGA